Proteins co-encoded in one Bacteroidota bacterium genomic window:
- a CDS encoding GIY-YIG nuclease family protein, translating into MTMKRALEGKQYGGNAIRKYFFYSLASQNRGTLCAGVTNNLRKRIIQHKDKNIPGFTNQYRISRLVHFEEDGDACDPIARKSKLRAG; encoded by the coding sequence ATGACCATGAAAAGGGCGCTTGAAGGAAAACAATATGGGGGGAATGCGATAAGAAAATATTTTTTCTATTCGCTCGCCAGTCAAAATCGGGGAACGTTATGCGCGGGCGTGACGAATAATCTTCGAAAGAGAATCATTCAGCATAAAGATAAGAATATTCCCGGATTCACCAATCAATACCGGATATCGAGACTTGTGCACTTCGAAGAAGACGGCGATGCGTGCGATCCGATAGCGCGGAAAAGCAAATTAAGAGCTGGGTAA